From the genome of Mucilaginibacter paludis DSM 18603:
CCTTTAATGACAATTTAAGTGTAAATTATATCGTCAGACAGGACGATAAACGCGAAGAGCGCATCCGTGCGCTGATGGACTATTCCTTTGAAGTATGTTACCGTTTTGGTGAGGTATGGCTGTCGGAAGACCGAAAAGCCTGCGCCCTGGTACTGTTCCCTCATCAAAAAAGAATCACTTTTGCTTCTGTATGGCTGGATATAAAGCTGACCTTAAAAGCTGTAGGGATCAGCGGCATTAAAAAGGTGCTCAACCGGAAAGCAAAGATCAAGGCCAAACAACCTAATGAGCCGATGAGTTACCTTTGGTTTATTGGGGTCAGCCCACTTTACCAGCACCAGGGCACAGGCGGCAGGTTACTAAAAGAAGTGCTCGGCCATGCGACTGGCCTTCCGGTATACCTTGAAACCTCGACAGAACGAAACTTGCCCTGGTACGAGAAACATTGTTTTGCTGTTTACGATACCCTTGATCTGGGTTACATATTGCATTTTCTGAAATATGAACCTAAATAAATCGGGCTATGCTGGTGTTTGGAACAGAGATGCATGTGGTTACTTTATTTTTTGTCACACTGGAACTGGTGATGTTTGGGGTGCAGTTTGGCTATTATCTGAACCAGCCGGAGGACAAGCCCCGTTTCTGGTACCTGTTGTTACTGGGGCTGCTGATCGTCTATAACGTTTCAGGGGGATTTTTCCCTGATAGCAAAATTACTTTTATATCCATCCGGGCGCAGAACATCATTGCATACGGCAGTGGTTTTCTCATGGCCTCTTATTTTCCGTTTTATTTTTACATGGCTTTCGAGCTAAAACGGTTACGCTTCCACGCCATTTACGGTGTTCCCTTGTTCCTGCTGTTGCCTTATGTTGTATTCTTTATCATTTCCTATTCCCTGAACGACAATATTGATTTTGCGGTCAAGTACGGGATCATTATCCCTTTTTTTTATTCCTTTATCGTGCTTCGCGCCATACTCATTGCGATCAGGGTGCATTATAAGGAGAACCGGAATCGGCGTTTTTATATCGAGGAGATAGCGGTCTATTGCGCTGTTGTGCCTTGGGTGGCAATGGTGCCGATCACTTATTTTCATTTCAGTCAGGTCATAGAAGTGCTGTTTACAAATCTGGGGTTCCTGTTCATTACAGGCATGTTTATTTTTAATGCGGCCAGACGTGCCAAGCAGGAAAGGGAAATGTATGCAGAATTGGAAGTTATCCCCATTGATCAGGTTGCAATTGACGCGAACTGCAAGCGTTTTGCCCTTTCGCCCCGGGAAAATGATGTGGTTAACATGATCTGCCAGCGGCTTCGCTACAAGGAGATCGCGGAAAAACTATTTATCTCCGAAAGAACGGTCAACAAACACGTCCAGAACATATTTAACAAAGTGGAGGTTACCACCCGTTCTGAACTGGTCCGTAAGATGAATAGTTTTTAAGTTAGTGTTAAAATCGGCTTTATTTCGATTGCTTAACCTTAGCGTAATCTAAATTACGCAAACAATGCGTAGCAAATTACGCATCAATTGCTCACTTAAAAGGTCAAAATCTCCCTCAAATTTGTCGCTTCATCTTAAAAAAGAAGCACTATGCAAAGAACGGATACGCATCTCCTGTGAGGCTAATCGTCGGAAAATCCGGCAGGCAGCAGGAATCATTTAACCTGTTTACTATGTTAGAAAAGATGAGTGAAAAGCTGTACGGACAGCTTACCGGCGACATTGAGAAAATTGTCGCCAGGGAAACAGAGCCTTTTAAAATTCTGTCTGCGGTGCTGAAGTGTGTCAGGGAGGCACTTAAAAAGTTAAAGGATCATGTGCTTAAAAATCCCTTTGAGGATGAAGCGGCCCAGATCCATTTCTTTAAACACATCAAACCCAAATTCTTTGCCCTGCGCATCTATTACCTGGAATGGTATGGTATCGTAACCAGCATCCCTGCCGGGGACAAAGAAGTGCTGAAAGCCGCCTATAACGAGGAACTGAAGGTGATCCAGCGTTTCTTTAGGCTGATTGCCTTTTATTACCAGTACTACGGCCTCGGGGCAACTGAACTGGACAGCCTTTTATTTGTGCGTGGCGTAGAGGTGCAAAGCGTGCTGATCCCGGAAGTGCCGGAACTTGACCCCGAGTTTGCCACCAGTTGCGATTACCTTTTTTCCAAGATCAGGGCCTTTGAACAGTTGCAGGAATTTGTATTGACCAGGATCAGGGAACTCGACCCGGCTTCCATCCCGCCGGAAGTTCCAACCAAAAGACAACCAAGTGAGAAACTGGTATGGACGGGCGATAAAGTGAACCTGGTAGAGATCATTTACGGTCTTTTCTTTACCGGCCAGTTCAACAACGGCAACGCCGATATTGCCCTGATCATTCGTTTCATGGAGGAACACTTCCAGGTGGATCTCTCCCGCACTTACCGGGACTTTATGGACATTCGCAACCGCAAGACAACCGCCATTACACGGTTTTTGGAACAGATGCGGGAAGCGATCCTGGCGCACATAGACGATGCACTTTCCCTGAAGAAATCAAAAAAATTAGCTTAATAATCAATTGGTTGAGATTAAATCGTTCGCAAGTTGCGAAGTGCTTGCGAAACGAAAATGGACGGGCTTTCAACCTTTGCTTTTGTAATTCCTGCCGCAATGGAGCGGCAGGGCAAAAGCAAAACATTATGTTGGAACAATTCACCTGGCAACAGTTTTTGGTTGCCGCATTCGTACTCTCGCTGGTCTGGTACCTGGCCATTTTTCTGCTGTATTACCGGGACAAGGCAAAGGCCATTTTTACGCCAAAGACCAAGGAGAAACCGCCCGAAAAGCTGATCAGGGAATGGGAAGAAGAACTGGAAGACGAGCCTGAAATGAAGGAACCTGGAAACGGGGGCCTGATGGGAAGGCCCGTTGAACCGGAAGGCATGGAAACGGTAGCGATGGACGGTATCCGCTTCGCTGAAAAACCGGACAACAAAGAGCAGCAACTTGGGCTGGTGCCCGACGTTTTGGAAGAGCTGAAAGGCATCTTTAACAGGCTGGAAAAACAGGACGGCAGCAAGACAGATTTCTTTACGCTGATCGGGGTGCTCAAAGAGCAATATCCAAAGATAAGTTCCAGCGATAACCTGGAAGAGATCAACCGCTATATCCGGGATCATGTGCCCTTCTCGCTCAGCGATGAAGAACTCGAAGACCTCTGGGATTAGCAGCTTCTCATACCGACCTCCATCTATGTAATCATCTTTTTAATCAGTGCAAACTAAGAAATCATGAAAAATCAATTCATTAGCCCTAAAAAACAAGCCTTCGCCAAGTTCCTGTTATTGTCCCTCACCCTTTGCGTGTACAATATGCTGACCAGCCTGTCACTTTTCGCCCAGGACGGAAATGCCGGCATTTCCGAAGCAACCAACAAGGTCAAGGGATATTTCGACACCGGCTGTGACCTGATGTATGCCATCGGCGCAGTTGTCGGCATCATAGGTGCTATCAAGGTCTTCAACAAGTGGAACGCGGGAGAACCGGATACCAATAAGGTGGCCGCCGCCTGGTTCGGCTCCTGTATTTTCCTTGTGGTCGTAGCCACCGTGCTCAAATCATTCTTCGGCATTTAACCTATAGCCCTGCCTTTGGCACCGAGCTAAAGGCAGGGCTTTAAAAAATCAATTATCATGTCAAGCGTATATCAGATCAACAAAGGCATCAATAAACCAATAGAATTCAAGGGATTGCGGGCGCAATATATCGCCTACCTGGCTGTAGGATTGGTATTGCTGCTGATCAGCTTCGCTATCCTATACATCTGCGGATTAAGCCTGTTGATTATCCTGCCGGTGATCTTCGGCTTGGGCGGCGGCCTGTTCTACACCGTATTTAGGCTTAGCCATAAATATGGTGAGCATGGGCTGATGAAATACTTCGCCAAACGGCAATTGCCGAAATACCTTAAGTTCAATTCACGAAAAGTATTCACCTCACTTAGAAAGGCAAAATCATGACCGCAATAGAGAAAATTATGCCGATCAGCACAGTGGAACATAACGCCATTGTTTCGGCACAGGGCGACATTACCATTGCCTATGAGGCCAGCCTGCCGGAGATCTTTACCCTTTCTGACAGGGACTATGAAGCCTACCACCAAACACTGATCAAAGCCATCAAATTGTTGCCCGTTAATAGCATTTTCCATAAGCAGGACTGGTTTACCGAAACAAGCTACAAAGCAAACTTCGAGACAGAAGACAATAGCTTTTTATCACGTTCCAGCGAACGCTTTTTCAACGAGCGCCCATATTTAGATCACCGCTGTTATATCTTCCTGACCAAAAAGCCGAAAGACAGGAAACTATCAAGTTCGGTCTATTCCAATATCCTGCGCAAGTCTATCGTACCGCAGCAGACCGTTAACCCGGTGTTGTTCAACGATTTCCTGGATAGCGCAGGCCAATTTGAACGCATCCTGAAAGACAGCGGGTTTATCACGCTTCGCAGGCTGACCGATGAAGAATTGGCCGGAACGGGCAACCGCCCCGGCATCATCGAAAAGTACTGCTTCCTGCAAAAAGAGGGCGAGAAAACCATACGGGACGTGCATATCAAAGATGAGCTGCGCATAGGCGAAGCGCACTGCAAATTGTTCACCTTATCCGATGCCGAAGATCTGCCCGCCTTATGCGGTAGTCGTATCAATTACGACAAGTACAGCACCGACCGCACTAAGTTCAGTATCGGCTTTGCTTCGCCATTGGGCCAGCTGTTGCCTTGCAACCATGTCTACAATCAATATGTGTTCATAGAAGATGCGCCCAAAACGCTGAAGCGTTTAGAAGCCAAGAAACTTCGCCTGCAATCATTATCATCTTATAGCCGTGAAAATGCCATCTCCCGTGATGCGACCAACGACTTTTTGAACGAGGCCATCGGGCAGCAGCGGTTGCCGGTTAAAGCGCACTTTAATGTTTTAGCCTGGTCAGAGGATGAAGCGGAGATTAAAGACCTGAAGAACAAAGTGTCATCGGCATTGGCCCAGATGGATGCCACACCTAAAGAGGAAACCGACGGTGCGCCGCAGATCTGGTGGTCAGGGCTGCCGGGAAACCAGGCAGACTTCCCGATGAACGACACCTTTGATACGTTTTTGGAGCAGGCTAGCTGTTTTTTAAACCTGGAAACCAATTACCGTTCTTCGATCAGCCCCTTTGGAATTCGCTTCGGAGACAGGCTTAGCGGCAGGCCGGTACATACCGACATATCGGATGAGCCGATCAAACTCGGTTATACCACCAATCGTAACAAGTTCATTATTGGCCCCAGCGGTTCCGGCAAATCTTTCTTTACCAACCACATGGTGCGTAGCTACTACGAACAGGGAACGCATGTGGTGTTGGTAGATGTTGGCCATAGCTACAAAGGCTTATGCGATCTGGTGGGTGGCTACTATTTTACCTATTCCGAAAAAGACCCGATCAAGTTCAACCCGTTCTACCTGACCGATGGTGATGTACTGGACACCGAGAAAAAGGAAAGCATCAAAACGCTGCTACTGGCTCTTTGGAAAAAGGACGATGAGCCTTTTACCCGTTCGGAGTACGTGGCGCTTTCCAACGCCTTGACCCTTTACTACCAGCACCTCGATGCTCATTCAGAAATATTCCCCTGCTTCAATTCTTTCTATGATTACCTGATGGAGCACTATATGCAGGTACTGGAAAATGGCAAGGTGAAGGAAAAGGATTTTGACATCGGCAACTTTTTGTACGTGCTGAACCCTTACTACAAAGGCGGTGAATATGATTATTTGCTGAATGCTACCGAGAACCTTGACCTGCTGAATGAGCGCTTTATCGTGTTTGAGCTGGATGCCGTGAAGGATCACCCGATACTATTCCCGGTGGTAACGATCATCATCATGGAGGTGTTTATCAGCAAGATGCGTAAGCTAAAGGGCATCCGCAAGATGATATTATTAGAAGAAGCCTGGAAAGCCATTGCCAAGGAAGGAATGGCGGAATACCTGAAATATCTCTTTAAAACGGTAAGAAAATTCTTTGGCGAGGCCATCGTTGTGACCCAGGAGATCGAGGATATTATTTCTTCGCCAATCGTCAAGCAGGCCATCGTCAATAATTCCGACTGCAAGATCCTTTTAGACCAATCAAAGTACCAGAACAAGTTCGATGCGATTCAGGAACTATTGGGATTAACCGACAAGGAAAAAGCGCAGGTGCTATCCATGAACAAGGCCAATGATCCTAAACGCAAGTACAAAGAGGTATTCATTTCCCTGGGCGGGCAGTACAGCAAGGTCTATCGTACAGAAGTTAGCCTGGAAGAATATCTCGCATACACCACCGAGGAAAGTGAAAAGATGAAAGTGCAGCAATACAGCGAAAAGTATGGCAGCATACAGAAAGGCATAGCTGTACTGGCCAGCGAACTGCGTAACCAGAATTCTTAATCCTAAAATCTATAAACATGAAAACACTATTTTATCTATGTGTAGCCGTAGTACTATTTATTACCGCCTGCACCAGCGACAAAACAAGAGATTTTATTCCCGGCACCTATGTCAATAGCGCCGGTGGCGAATTCAGTGTAGCCAATGATACGCTGGTCATTGAACCTGCGGAAAGCAATAACTTTTCTATTCAGCGCAAGACCGGCTTTAATGTCACCACCGAGGGCAAAAAAGGAAAGCGCCAGTATGAAACCGAGCAATGGAACGCCATCTACGATGAGGGTACCAAGGTGCTAACCGAAATTCGTAAAGGCAAGACTATCACTTTTTACCCGAAGGCAGGCACCTTAAGGGTTGGTAAGCGGGAATATACAAAGCTTAAGTAAGCCATCGGTGAAATCAGTTTGTAATCAATGCAATCAAAAAATATTAATCATGAAACTCATAAAACATATGAAAAAGTACATGGTCGTGCTGCCGATGAGCGCCATGACGCTGTTTGTTGCCCTGCCTTCCGAGGCGAATGCGCAGATCGCTATCGTGGAAGTAATCAAGGCAGGCATAAAAAAAGTCATCAAGGCGGTTGATCTGAAGGTTCAGCGCCTGCAAAACGAAACGATCTGGCTGCAAAACGCGCAGAAGGTGTTGGAAAATCAGCTGTCCAAACTGAAGCTGACCGAGATCGCTGACTGGACAGAAAAGCAAAAGGAATTGTATAGCCAGTATTACAATGAGCTTTGGCAGATCAAGTCGGCGATAGCCTACTATAAACGGATCAAAGACCTGACCGAAAAACAAGTGGCCATCGTAGACGAATATAAATGGGCCTGGGGGCTGTTTGGAAAGGACAAGCATTTTACGCCGGAAGAACTCACCTATATGGAAACGGTGTATTCCGGTATACTGGATGCCAGTATCAAGAATCTTGACCAGATCCTGCTTGTGGTGAACAGCTTTAAAACGCAGATGAGCGATGCCAAAAGGCTGGAGATCATCAATGCTGCTGCGGATCAGATGGACATTAACTACAGCGACCTTAAAAAGTTCAATTCGCAGAACATCGCTTTAAGCATCCAACGGGCAAAGTCTTTGGGTGAAGTGGCCACCTTAAAACAAATCTATGGAATCAATGAGTAAGGTACAAGCGGAAAAGCCAAAGGTAAAAGGTTTGTTAAGCGTGCTTAGTATATGCTTTCTGCTTTGCGCTTTCAGCTTTCAACCAGCCAAAGCGCAGACCTTCGCCGAATGGTTTAGCCAGAAGAAAAAGCAAAAGGAATACTTGTTAAAACAGATCGCAGGTTTGCAGGTCTATATCGGCTTTGCCAAAAAAGGCTATGATATTGCTAGCAGTGGCATTCACACCGTGCGTGACATCAAAAACGGTGAGTTCGGTTTGCACAGTGCTTTTTTCAGTTCGCTTAAAGCGGTTAGCCCTTTTATCCGCAACAACAGCAAGGTAGCGGAGATCATTGAAATGCAGCTAAGCATCAGTAAAAGTTTTAATGGTATTAAAAGCAATGATCTGCTATCGGATGGTGACCGGGACTATATCGGTTCAGTTAGGGAAAAGGTACTGGATGAATGCCTGACCGATCTGGAAGAACTGCTACTGGTAATTACTTCCGGCAAAATCGAAATGACCGACGATGAGCGCATCAAGCGGCTGGATCAGGTCTATGCCGGGATGAAAGACAAATCAGCATTTACCCAAAGCTTTACCGGTGAGGTCAGCTTATTCATCAGCCAGAAAGAAAGCGAACAACGATCCATTAACCAAAACAGGAGGCTTTATGAAATCAATTAGAATACTGCTGTCAGTGCTTTTAATATTGGGGGCTACAAACTATTCGAGGGCACAATCCACCGAGATACAGCAACTATTGTTGAACGTGGAAAAGCTGAGCCAGTTCAAGAACATTCTTTCCGATATGAAGAAAGGTTATCAAATCCTGAATACCGGCTATAACGCGGTAAAGAATGTTTCCCAGGGGAATTTCAGTCTGCATGAGGTATTTATTGACGGCCTGATGCTGGTTAACCCGGAGGTGCGGAAATATCACAAGGTGGCTGATATCATTACCTATCAAAAGGACATTGTCAGCGAATACAAAACGGCATTCAACCGCTTCAAATCTTCAGGCACCTTCAGCGAACAGGAGATCAGCTACCTCAGTAAAGTTTACGGGCAGTTGTTCGATCAGAGTGTGAATAACCTGGATGCCCTGATGAACGTAGTTACCTCCTCCAAACTGCGCATGAGCGATGATGAACGCTTGCAGGCCATTGACCGGATCTTCGCAGACACCCAGGACAAGCTTTCCTTTCTGCGGGATTTCAACAAGCAGGCCAGCCTGCTCAACCTACAAAGGCAAAAGGAAAAGAACGATATACAAAACCTTCAAAAAATCTATCAGCCATGAAATTCAAACATAAATTAATCAAACTTTTCAAAAGCTCCCCCTTCAGGGGGCTGGGGGGCTTGTGCCTGCTATTGCTTTTGCCCGGCCTATCCCACGCCCAGGGCATAGCGCACGAGATCGGCAGTATGCAGGGCGAACTGGACAAGGTGTATAGCCAGATGCTCCCGCTTTGCTCCAAGCTGATCGGCGTTGCCCGCGGCATAGCCGGGTTTGGCGCACTCTGGTATATTGCCTCACGGGTATGGCGGCAGATCGCAGCAGCAGACCCCATCGACTTTTACCCATTGTTGCGCCCCTTTGCATTAGGGCTGGCCATTATTGCCTTTCCGGCGGTCATTGCCCTGATGAATGGCATATTGCAGCCCACCGTTTCAGCGACAGGTGCAATGGTGGCTGATAGTAATAAGGCGATTGCAGCTTTGCTCAAACAAAAAGAAGAGGCCGTAAAAAAATCTAAGCAGTGGCAGATGTATGTTGGTGAGGATGGAAGTGGCGACAGGTCAGCCTGGTATAAGTACACTCATCCCAAAGATCCCGGCGGCGAAGAAGAAGGTTTCTTTGACGGCATCGGCAATGACATGAAGTTCTGGGCGGAAAAGCAGTCTTACAATTTCCGAAACTCAATCAAGCAATGGCTAAGCCAGGTGCTGGAAATGCTCTACGCCTCGGCGGCACTTTGTATCAATACCATCCGCACTTTCTTTCTGATAGTGCTGGCTATACTCGGCCCGTTGGTATTTGGCTTTGCCGTGTTCGACGGTTTTCAGCATACGCTTACGGTGTGGCTTGCACGTTACGTGAACATTTTCTTATGGTTGCCCATTGCCAATATCTTCGGCAGCATCCTGGGAAAAATACAGGAAAACATGCTCAAACTCGACCTGTCGCAGATCGGCCAGCAGGGCGATACTTTCTTTAGTTCCACAGATACGGCGTATTTAATATTTCTCGTGATCGGAATTGTAGGTTATTTCTCAGTGCCGAACGTGGCAAACTACGTGGTACATGCCGGTGGCGGTAATACCATCCTGCAAAGGGTGAATACCATTGTCAGCAACACCAGTTCTACGGCAAGCGGTGCTGCCATTGCAGGTGGCGGTATGACAGCGGACGCTTTGGGCGATGCCTACCGAAACATCAAGCAGGGCTTTTCCGGTTCAGGCAACAGCGATTACTTCCCCGATAAATCCGGCGGTTCACAGCACCAGCGGGACAAGCTCTCTGGAAAGTCTTAATACTTGATACTAACTACTCAATACTAAAAATCATGTTTACACAATTCAAAAACATAGACACCGCCTTTAAGCATATCAAGACGTTCAGCATCTTCCTGATCCTGGCTAATGTACTCACGATAGGCTTCTGCATCTACAAAAGCTATGACATGGTGAACCAGGCGCAGAACCGTGTACATATCCTGTACAATGGCAAAGTGCTGGAAGCTATCGCCTCGGACAGGAAAAGCAACCTGCCCGTAGAGCTGCGCGACCACATCAGGACATTTCACCAGTTGTTCTTTAACCTGGCACCTGATGATAAAGCCATACAGGCGAACATTTCCAAAGCGCTTTATCTCGCCGATGAATCTGCCAAAAAGCAATATGATAACCTGAAAGAAAGCGGTTATTACAACAATCTTATCTCCGCCAACATCTCCCAGGACATCGAGGTAGATAGCATCAAACTGGATGTGAATGCCTATCCCTACGCCTTTACCTGTTATGCTACCCAAAAACTGGTGCGTTCCAGCAGTACGGTAAAACGCAGGTTGGTATCACAGGGAACCATTAGGGACATCAAGACCCAGACAGACAATAACCCGCACGGTTTCCTCATTCAGGGCTGGGAGATATTAGAAAACCGGGACGAAGACCCTAAAGCGATCAAGCCATGAAACTACTTAGAAAAAGACAGACAGCGGTTAGTCCGAAACAGGAGGAGCTGGCCGCAGGTATTGCAGGTACAATCATTGGTTTGCAGACAAAGGCAGCGGATTACCTAAACGAAAAAGCATCTCACCTGTCAGGAAAGGCAAGACTGTTTATGCTGATCCTGTTCTGCGTAGTGTTTACGGCGATCAACCTCTACCTGCTTATTCACTCGATTTAATCATCATAAAAAAATAATCAAATGGAAAACAACCAAGAAAAAAACACAAGGAAACTGCTATTGGCCTTACCGTTATTGGTACTGCCGTTCCTATCGCTTGGCTTTTATGCCCTGGGCGGTGGTAAAGGTGACAGTTCGGGTGAAGCGCTGACTGCAAAGCCCGGCATCAACACGAGCTTGCCGGATGCGGCTTTTAAAAAAGAAGACCCGCAGAGCAAGCTAAGCCTTTACGAACTGGCCGGTCGGGAACAAAAACCCGATAGCCTGCCTGCTTCGGTTACCAAACGGGGATTTGGTACTGCAAATCTGCCTGATCCCAACGAGCAGCGCATCAATGAAAAGCTGGCGCAGATCAATACGGAGGTAAATCGTCCTGTTCCGCCTGTCGATTATGGCACCAGGTATACCCAGCCTGCAAATAATAACAACATGACTGGTGATGTAGATCGGCTGGAAAAGCTAATGCGCACCATGCAGGAAGGTAAAACCGAAGACCCGGAAATGAAGCAGCTTAGCGAAATGATGGATAAGATCATTGCCATTCAGAACCCGGAAAGCGTAGCTACAAAAACGGTAAAACCAGCCGGGACCGAAGGCGATACGAAGTTCAAGGCGATACCTGCACAGATCGTAGACAAACAAAAAGCGGTACAGGGTGCAACCATCAAGCTGCGCTTGCAGGATACGGTAACCCTATATGGTTACCTGATTCCCAAAGGGCACGAGATCTTCGGCCCCTGCCGCATCACCAACCAGCGTTTGCTACTCGACATTAAGAACATCCGCCTGGGCACTTCGATTATTCCGGTTGACCTTTCGGTTTATTCGCTCGACGGTATGCCGGGACTGTATGCGCCCGAAGCGGAACTGGCCGATGCAGCAGGTAACGGCGCGGATGATGCGGTGCGCAGCATCGGCATGTATGGCATGGACAATTCTATTGCCACGCAGGTAGCGGGTGCTGGCATTGATGCTGCCAAATCCCTATTCAGCAAGAAGATCAAAAAGATCAAGGTCAAACTCGAATCAGGTCAGCCGGTATTGCTGCGCAACAACCAGCAGAAAATCAGGTAAAAGCAAAGTATATGGCACAGTTAAACGATCCGGCCAAAGCAGGTGAACTGCGTGAACATTTGGAACAGCAGGAGAACAAAGGATATGAGTGGGTGGTGTACGACACCGATAACCCAATCAATACCAGGTATGACCTGACCTGCTTTTTAGATGAGCACGAGGCCGTAGATCATGCCAGGGAGTACCAGCAGATTTTCAATTGGCATGAGGCGGTGCCGATCAGCAGCCTGATCTACGACTTTAAAGTGGTAGAAAGAACACTGTTACAAACAGAAAAGGGAACATATCCCAATTTATCATTAAAAACAAATAAAGCGATGAACTTAAACAATTTGGACAACCTGAAAGAAGAGCTCAAAGAGCTTGGCTTTCCCAAAAAACTGGCCGAGGAAATGGAGAAGAACATGCAGAAGAATGTTCCAGAGTTCCAGCTCCGCCATAACATGCCTGCCGATAAGGGGCAGGTAGATTTGCAGCTGCACTTTAAGCAGTCCGGCCAGTCCGACTATTATTACTTCAATAAATATTCGGTTACCCTGAACAATGCCAAGCCGCTGGAAGAGGAGCAGAAATACCTGGTCATCTCGCCCGGTGAACAGAACAAGCCGGTATTCCGCAAGTTCGATAGCCCGCACGAGGCGATCAGCTATTTTAAAGAACAGAAAGGAGATAGCGAACTGGCCGTAGGTAAAGATGTGGGCCATAAGACTACTTTGGCTACGATGGAAAAGGACAAGGTGAACTTTGTCGCCAAGGATTTTCAAAAGACGTTTTACAGCCCTGCGGTAACACAGAACGTGTATGTAGAGAAAGGTAAGGGTTTCTCTGCCGAGCAATCGGCCAACCTGATCCAGGGCCGTTCCGTCTACCGTGATGACCTGCTTAATTTGGGCGGTCAGCAGTACAAGGCATGGATCAAGCTGGACTTTGACCAGGCCAAAGACCGCTTTGATAACTTTAAAACCAAGCAGTTTCATGATCCATCCTATGGCTTTGATCTGAAAGCGGTACTGGACAGGTACAACATCAAAGAGCTGGCCGATCCCAAGCAACGCGAAAAGCTGGAGGAATCGTTGAAGAACGGTAACCGCCCTTTGATTACCACCGTTAAGGATGGGCAGGAGGTAAAGCTGCGCATTGAGGCAGTTCCGCGTTATGGTCAGGTCAATATGTTCCAGGAGAACGGCAAGCCGGAGAAAAGGGAACAGTTCCAGGTTACCGTTAAAAATGATTTGCTTTTGGAGAAAGGCAAGAACACGCAAAAAGACCTTTCGCAAAGCCGTGGGGTTAAAGTTTAAGATATAACGTGCCAGCAATCAAATAAACAACAATTCAATAAATCATTTAAAACAAATTAAAATCATGGAAAATTTCAAAAAGTTGAAAGAGCTGATCGAATCAGCAGAACAGGATGCCGTTAAATTTTATGAAAAGGGCAATAGAACGGCCGGAACCCGACTGCGGATAGCCTTACAGCAAACCAAACAGCTTGCCCAGGAAATTAGGAATGAGGTAACGGCCAAAAAGAACGCGGATTAAAGAA
Proteins encoded in this window:
- a CDS encoding DUF4134 domain-containing protein, whose product is MKNQFISPKKQAFAKFLLLSLTLCVYNMLTSLSLFAQDGNAGISEATNKVKGYFDTGCDLMYAIGAVVGIIGAIKVFNKWNAGEPDTNKVAAAWFGSCIFLVVVATVLKSFFGI
- a CDS encoding TraG family conjugative transposon ATPase, with product MTAIEKIMPISTVEHNAIVSAQGDITIAYEASLPEIFTLSDRDYEAYHQTLIKAIKLLPVNSIFHKQDWFTETSYKANFETEDNSFLSRSSERFFNERPYLDHRCYIFLTKKPKDRKLSSSVYSNILRKSIVPQQTVNPVLFNDFLDSAGQFERILKDSGFITLRRLTDEELAGTGNRPGIIEKYCFLQKEGEKTIRDVHIKDELRIGEAHCKLFTLSDAEDLPALCGSRINYDKYSTDRTKFSIGFASPLGQLLPCNHVYNQYVFIEDAPKTLKRLEAKKLRLQSLSSYSRENAISRDATNDFLNEAIGQQRLPVKAHFNVLAWSEDEAEIKDLKNKVSSALAQMDATPKEETDGAPQIWWSGLPGNQADFPMNDTFDTFLEQASCFLNLETNYRSSISPFGIRFGDRLSGRPVHTDISDEPIKLGYTTNRNKFIIGPSGSGKSFFTNHMVRSYYEQGTHVVLVDVGHSYKGLCDLVGGYYFTYSEKDPIKFNPFYLTDGDVLDTEKKESIKTLLLALWKKDDEPFTRSEYVALSNALTLYYQHLDAHSEIFPCFNSFYDYLMEHYMQVLENGKVKEKDFDIGNFLYVLNPYYKGGEYDYLLNATENLDLLNERFIVFELDAVKDHPILFPVVTIIIMEVFISKMRKLKGIRKMILLEEAWKAIAKEGMAEYLKYLFKTVRKFFGEAIVVTQEIEDIISSPIVKQAIVNNSDCKILLDQSKYQNKFDAIQELLGLTDKEKAQVLSMNKANDPKRKYKEVFISLGGQYSKVYRTEVSLEEYLAYTTEESEKMKVQQYSEKYGSIQKGIAVLASELRNQNS
- a CDS encoding RteC domain-containing protein, with the protein product MLEKMSEKLYGQLTGDIEKIVARETEPFKILSAVLKCVREALKKLKDHVLKNPFEDEAAQIHFFKHIKPKFFALRIYYLEWYGIVTSIPAGDKEVLKAAYNEELKVIQRFFRLIAFYYQYYGLGATELDSLLFVRGVEVQSVLIPEVPELDPEFATSCDYLFSKIRAFEQLQEFVLTRIRELDPASIPPEVPTKRQPSEKLVWTGDKVNLVEIIYGLFFTGQFNNGNADIALIIRFMEEHFQVDLSRTYRDFMDIRNRKTTAITRFLEQMREAILAHIDDALSLKKSKKLA
- a CDS encoding helix-turn-helix transcriptional regulator, with amino-acid sequence MLVFGTEMHVVTLFFVTLELVMFGVQFGYYLNQPEDKPRFWYLLLLGLLIVYNVSGGFFPDSKITFISIRAQNIIAYGSGFLMASYFPFYFYMAFELKRLRFHAIYGVPLFLLLPYVVFFIISYSLNDNIDFAVKYGIIIPFFYSFIVLRAILIAIRVHYKENRNRRFYIEEIAVYCAVVPWVAMVPITYFHFSQVIEVLFTNLGFLFITGMFIFNAARRAKQEREMYAELEVIPIDQVAIDANCKRFALSPRENDVVNMICQRLRYKEIAEKLFISERTVNKHVQNIFNKVEVTTRSELVRKMNSF
- a CDS encoding GNAT family N-acetyltransferase, which translates into the protein MINAKRNDKGLVTELLTAAFNDNLSVNYIVRQDDKREERIRALMDYSFEVCYRFGEVWLSEDRKACALVLFPHQKRITFASVWLDIKLTLKAVGISGIKKVLNRKAKIKAKQPNEPMSYLWFIGVSPLYQHQGTGGRLLKEVLGHATGLPVYLETSTERNLPWYEKHCFAVYDTLDLGYILHFLKYEPK
- a CDS encoding DUF4133 domain-containing protein — its product is MSSVYQINKGINKPIEFKGLRAQYIAYLAVGLVLLLISFAILYICGLSLLIILPVIFGLGGGLFYTVFRLSHKYGEHGLMKYFAKRQLPKYLKFNSRKVFTSLRKAKS